The following proteins are co-located in the Nocardioides piscis genome:
- a CDS encoding helix-turn-helix domain-containing protein, translating to MGAAELFETDADDGSQSAGELLSLAPDAIEVRRNAGLAAAVGVVASALAIAYLARAVAGGGVLDALMAAAMGLLGGFWLLTFLDARTPLLVADAQGIRIRLGRTWRGLPWSAVQHVEHTPRRGLLRDGRLVVSAHNEERLVDELDRAGRRQVRIASRLYGAPFAVPLGLSTRVVGADDDELGIAIETVARQTSAVVVIDPDDAVGVDPGPEPEPDDQPHARMALRDPRPLIAVAIAKLAGLVPQRRETEAELEGETEGELEPEPIVASQTPSALRESAAGRRSEARLDASEPGPDAGESGGRELRRPGSVSLVEDTQLWGDRVRPISRQGDPVEPIVFDEFELEPAPDPVIGPELLAARTRLGLSVDQLAARTRIRPHVIESIEVDDFTPCGGDFYARGHLRTLARVLGTDVSPLLASFDERYAHAEIDPRRVFEAELATGANGSIRSTRGGPNWSLLVAVVMALVLCWSIARLVMDAPPELRGTTPVLNGSGGPGGVGSSTLGDPVPVSLDAIGGGAHVVVRDGSGAIVFKGNLAAGESKELDAAPPVRVQTTDGALEVALDGQEAKPVGQAGVTGQGTFVAR from the coding sequence ATGGGTGCTGCCGAGCTGTTCGAGACCGACGCCGATGACGGGTCCCAGTCGGCGGGGGAGCTTCTCTCCCTGGCTCCCGACGCCATCGAGGTGCGCCGCAACGCGGGCCTCGCCGCCGCCGTCGGCGTGGTGGCCTCGGCCCTCGCCATCGCCTATCTCGCACGCGCCGTCGCCGGCGGGGGAGTGCTCGACGCTCTGATGGCCGCAGCCATGGGCCTGCTGGGCGGCTTCTGGCTGCTGACCTTCCTCGACGCGCGCACCCCGCTGCTCGTCGCCGATGCCCAGGGCATCCGGATCAGGCTCGGCCGCACCTGGCGAGGGCTGCCGTGGAGCGCGGTCCAGCACGTCGAGCACACCCCGCGGCGCGGACTGCTGCGCGACGGACGCCTGGTGGTCAGCGCCCACAACGAGGAGCGGCTGGTCGACGAGCTCGATCGTGCGGGCCGGCGTCAGGTCCGGATCGCGTCCAGGCTGTACGGCGCGCCGTTCGCCGTACCCCTCGGGCTCTCCACCCGGGTGGTCGGCGCCGACGACGACGAGCTCGGCATCGCGATCGAGACCGTGGCGCGTCAGACATCTGCTGTCGTGGTCATCGACCCCGACGACGCCGTGGGCGTCGACCCGGGTCCGGAGCCCGAGCCTGACGACCAGCCGCACGCGCGGATGGCGCTGCGCGACCCCCGGCCGCTGATCGCGGTCGCGATCGCCAAGCTCGCCGGGCTGGTCCCCCAACGCCGAGAGACCGAGGCGGAGCTGGAGGGCGAGACCGAGGGCGAGCTGGAGCCCGAGCCGATCGTCGCGAGCCAGACGCCCTCGGCACTGCGCGAGTCGGCCGCGGGTCGCCGCAGCGAGGCGCGCCTGGACGCCTCCGAGCCCGGCCCGGACGCCGGAGAGAGCGGTGGTCGTGAGCTTCGTCGTCCCGGGAGCGTCAGCCTGGTCGAGGACACGCAGCTCTGGGGAGACCGCGTGCGTCCGATCAGCCGCCAGGGCGACCCCGTGGAGCCGATCGTCTTCGACGAGTTCGAGCTCGAGCCGGCTCCCGACCCGGTGATCGGGCCCGAGCTCCTCGCGGCGCGCACGCGCCTGGGGCTCAGCGTCGACCAGCTGGCCGCTCGCACGCGGATCCGACCGCACGTCATCGAGTCGATCGAGGTGGACGACTTCACCCCGTGCGGCGGCGACTTCTATGCGCGTGGTCACCTGCGCACCCTGGCGCGCGTCCTCGGCACCGACGTGTCGCCCCTGCTGGCCTCGTTCGACGAGCGCTACGCCCATGCCGAGATCGATCCGCGCCGCGTCTTCGAGGCGGAGCTGGCCACCGGGGCCAACGGCTCGATCCGCAGCACGCGGGGCGGTCCCAACTGGTCGCTGCTGGTCGCCGTGGTGATGGCCCTCGTGCTCTGCTGGTCGATCGCGCGGCTGGTGATGGACGCCCCGCCCGAGCTGCGGGGGACGACTCCGGTGCTCAACGGCTCCGGCGGACCCGGCGGCGTCGGCTCCTCCACGCTGGGCGACCCGGTCCCGGTCTCGCTGGACGCCATTGGCGGCGGCGCGCACGTCGTGGTGCGCGACGGCTCCGGGGCGATCGTCTTCAAGGGCAACCTGGCCGCAGGCGAGTCGAAGGAGCTCGACGCGGCGCCGCCGGTTCGCGTCCAGACGACCGACGGCGCCCTCGAGGTGGCGCTGGACGGCCAGGAGGCCAAGCCGGTCGGACAGGCCGGGGTCACCGGACAGGGCACGTTCGTCGCCCGCTGA
- the pgsA gene encoding CDP-diacylglycerol--glycerol-3-phosphate 3-phosphatidyltransferase, translating to MSATGQDHQVSNYNIANVLTVLRIVLVPFFAWALLQDDGASTTWRWVAFGIFAVAMITDKIDGDLARKHGLITDFGKIADPIADKAITGMAFIALSIVGDIWWWVTIVVLVREWSVTLLRLSVLKQVVIAATWSGKVKTTLQGVALAGLIMPLPHGDAHGGAFDAWGRFGEVLFYLSQALLAGAVIMTLWSGYEFFRAVRQQRRTPAAH from the coding sequence ATGAGCGCGACCGGGCAGGACCATCAGGTCTCCAACTACAACATCGCCAACGTGCTCACCGTCCTGCGGATCGTGCTGGTCCCGTTCTTCGCCTGGGCGCTGCTGCAGGACGACGGCGCTTCGACCACGTGGCGCTGGGTGGCCTTCGGGATCTTCGCGGTCGCGATGATCACTGACAAGATCGACGGCGACCTCGCCCGCAAGCACGGTCTGATCACGGACTTCGGCAAGATCGCCGACCCGATCGCCGACAAGGCCATCACCGGCATGGCGTTCATCGCACTGTCGATCGTCGGCGACATCTGGTGGTGGGTGACGATCGTGGTGCTCGTCCGCGAGTGGTCGGTGACCCTGCTGCGACTCTCGGTGCTCAAGCAGGTGGTGATCGCGGCGACCTGGAGCGGCAAGGTCAAGACGACGCTCCAGGGGGTCGCGCTGGCCGGGCTGATCATGCCGCTGCCGCACGGCGACGCGCACGGCGGCGCCTTCGACGCCTGGGGTCGCTTCGGCGAGGTGCTCTTCTACCTCAGCCAGGCGCTGCTCGCGGGTGCGGTGATCATGACGCTGTGGTCCGGCTACGAGTTCTTCCGGGCCGTCCGGCAGCAGCGGCGCACGCCCGCGGCCCACTGA
- the rimO gene encoding 30S ribosomal protein S12 methylthiotransferase RimO yields MSVAVVTLGCARNEVDSEELAGRLEAGGFVLVSEPEDADTVVVNTCGFVEAAKKDSVDTLLEAAELKEHGRTKAVVAVGCLAERYGKDLAETLPEADAVLGFDDYPDIAARLRSIVAGEVHQAHTPSDRRRLLPISPVERAASALSVPGHGDTSDVGLGAPATGPRAVRRRLDGGPMAPLKLASGCDRRCSFCAIPSFRGSFVSRRPSDVLVEAQWLATQGVKELFLVSENSTSYGKDLGDLRLLETLLPELAAIEDVARVRVSYLQPAETRPGLIEAIADTPGVVPYFDLSFQHASASVLRRMRRFGDPDSFLGLLDRIRGLSPLAGVRSNVIVGFPGETEEDLETLCDFLEAARMDVTGVFGYSDEDGTEAATYDGKLDDDEVRARTEHVTALVEELNAQRAEERIGETVSVLVESLTGGDDGATAEGRAEHQGPEVDGLTALVGASGLTIGDLVVADVIATDGVDLIARARGDQS; encoded by the coding sequence ATGAGCGTCGCCGTGGTGACCCTCGGCTGCGCGCGCAACGAGGTCGACTCCGAGGAGCTCGCCGGGCGGCTCGAGGCCGGCGGCTTCGTGCTGGTCTCCGAGCCCGAGGACGCCGACACGGTGGTCGTCAACACCTGCGGGTTCGTCGAGGCGGCCAAGAAGGACTCGGTCGACACGCTGCTCGAGGCGGCCGAGCTCAAGGAGCACGGACGGACGAAGGCCGTGGTGGCCGTGGGGTGCCTGGCCGAGCGATACGGCAAGGACCTCGCGGAGACGCTGCCCGAGGCCGACGCGGTCCTGGGCTTCGACGACTACCCCGACATCGCGGCGCGGCTCCGCTCGATCGTCGCTGGTGAGGTCCACCAGGCCCACACGCCCTCGGACCGGCGCCGGCTGCTGCCGATCTCGCCGGTGGAGCGTGCGGCCTCGGCCCTGTCGGTGCCCGGGCACGGGGACACCTCCGACGTGGGGCTCGGTGCGCCCGCGACCGGCCCTCGTGCCGTACGGCGACGTCTCGACGGTGGCCCGATGGCCCCGCTCAAGCTGGCGAGCGGGTGCGACCGGAGGTGCTCCTTCTGCGCCATCCCCAGCTTCCGCGGCTCCTTCGTGAGCCGGCGCCCGAGCGACGTGCTGGTCGAGGCGCAGTGGCTCGCGACCCAGGGTGTCAAGGAGCTGTTCCTCGTCAGCGAGAACTCCACGTCCTACGGCAAGGACCTCGGGGACCTCAGGCTGCTCGAGACGCTGCTGCCCGAGCTGGCGGCCATCGAGGACGTCGCCCGGGTCCGGGTCTCCTATCTCCAGCCGGCCGAGACCAGGCCGGGACTCATCGAGGCCATCGCCGACACCCCGGGTGTGGTGCCCTACTTCGACCTGTCCTTCCAGCACGCGAGCGCGTCGGTGCTGCGGCGCATGCGGCGCTTCGGCGACCCCGACAGCTTCCTCGGCCTCCTGGACCGCATCCGCGGCCTCAGCCCGCTCGCCGGGGTCCGGTCCAACGTCATCGTCGGCTTCCCCGGGGAGACCGAGGAGGACCTCGAGACGCTGTGCGACTTCCTGGAGGCCGCGCGCATGGACGTCACCGGCGTCTTCGGATACTCCGACGAGGACGGCACCGAGGCCGCGACCTACGACGGCAAGCTCGACGACGACGAGGTCCGTGCCCGCACCGAGCACGTCACGGCACTGGTGGAGGAGCTCAACGCCCAGCGGGCCGAGGAGCGCATCGGTGAGACGGTCTCCGTGCTGGTCGAGTCGCTGACCGGTGGGGACGACGGCGCCACCGCTGAGGGCAGGGCCGAGCACCAGGGACCCGAGGTGGACGGCCTGACCGCCCTGGTCGGCGCGTCCGGCCTGACGATCGGTGACCTCGTCGTCGCCGACGTCATCGCCACCGACGGCGTGGACCTGATCGCACGAGCACGAGGAGATCAGTCATGA
- a CDS encoding M4 family metallopeptidase — protein MKLLKQGVALAMVGAGLVAAPVLQAQATPAASPADNGVQAMKNEATGLVAVSGESATKRVGFIRLKGNGDLMPSRGASGKAQAAAKASAYLDKYAANFGARPGELTQEGVNASATGWTVTFTQSYKSLPVFGSMLKAHVDKQGDLTSVNGYASPDLSLPTTPRIGSADAAQRAVGTVRANPPGHEGDADTTGIQAASTELAVYRLGATKGEVGKPILAWVVEVTNKRNVRDMVFIDAVSGKLVNRYSLIHDGLYRELYESTYARKGLRWKEGDKFPGRLDVDQQNEVLGTGESYWFFKNAFGRDSYDDAGHKMITVNNDPTISCPNANWNGVTTNYCSGVSSDDVVAHEWGHAYTEYTHGLIYQWQSGALNESYSDIWGETVDLINGRMDADEGDINAKRPAGVCSSHSPARPVVLINSPATIAKECEAGAGTFGPQLDGTGISGDVALAVDNGAPAPDGTPSTSTSDACTALTNPAAIAGKVALVDRGACAFTIKVKNAQDAGAKAVLVADNVEATPAGMSGVDPAITIPSVRIRLSDGNLIKSELPNGPVNVTMKDASGDRHDSYRWLMGEDSDAFGGAIRDMWSPTCYGDPGKVSDAEYYCATDDGGGVHSNSGVPNHGYTLLVDGGQYNGQSIKGLGLDKSAAIYFRAMTEYQTPTTDFADHADALAASCADLVGRPITALTTAANAKTAPAASIRRADCAQVDNMAAAVELRKDPVQCAFKPLLDPNTPALCGEGGTETQVWTEDFEDGLAGWNAEQEVVFSGGFGSPWEASTTAPGGRTGGVAYGPAPDRGSCSSGANDFSSRDSITSPVVQIPAGDQSARMAFDHYVSTETGYDGGNVKVSINGGAYTLIPASAYIFNKPTKLTDASTNTNPMAGEDGFTGTDGGKIGGSWGTSQVDLAKAGVKAGDRVTFRFDMGRDGCGGLEGWYVDNIEVVTCVLAAPAARAAVNGRQG, from the coding sequence GTGAAGCTCCTCAAGCAGGGAGTCGCGCTGGCGATGGTCGGAGCCGGCCTCGTCGCCGCCCCCGTCCTGCAGGCGCAGGCAACACCAGCCGCCAGTCCCGCCGACAACGGCGTGCAGGCGATGAAGAACGAAGCCACCGGTCTGGTGGCTGTCTCGGGCGAGAGCGCCACCAAGCGAGTCGGGTTCATCCGGCTCAAGGGCAACGGCGACCTGATGCCGTCGCGAGGGGCTTCGGGCAAGGCCCAGGCCGCAGCGAAGGCGAGCGCCTACCTCGACAAGTACGCCGCGAACTTCGGCGCCCGACCCGGTGAGCTGACCCAGGAGGGCGTGAACGCCAGCGCGACCGGCTGGACGGTCACCTTCACCCAGAGCTACAAGTCGCTGCCCGTCTTCGGCTCGATGCTCAAGGCCCACGTCGACAAGCAGGGCGACCTCACCTCGGTCAATGGCTATGCCTCCCCCGACCTCTCCCTGCCGACCACGCCCCGCATCGGCTCCGCCGACGCCGCCCAGCGCGCCGTGGGCACCGTGCGGGCCAACCCGCCCGGCCACGAGGGAGACGCCGACACCACCGGCATCCAGGCGGCATCGACCGAGCTCGCTGTCTATCGCCTCGGAGCCACCAAGGGTGAGGTCGGCAAGCCGATCCTGGCCTGGGTCGTCGAGGTCACCAACAAGCGCAACGTCCGCGACATGGTCTTCATCGACGCGGTCAGCGGCAAGCTCGTCAACCGCTACTCCCTGATCCACGACGGTCTCTACCGCGAGCTCTACGAGTCCACCTATGCCCGCAAGGGCCTGCGGTGGAAGGAGGGTGACAAGTTCCCGGGCAGGCTCGACGTCGACCAGCAGAACGAGGTGCTCGGCACCGGCGAGTCCTACTGGTTCTTCAAGAACGCCTTCGGTCGCGACTCCTACGACGACGCGGGCCACAAGATGATCACGGTCAACAACGACCCGACGATCTCGTGCCCCAACGCCAACTGGAACGGCGTCACCACCAACTACTGCAGCGGCGTCTCCTCCGACGACGTCGTCGCCCACGAGTGGGGCCACGCCTACACCGAGTACACCCACGGCCTGATCTACCAGTGGCAGTCGGGCGCGCTCAACGAGTCCTACTCCGACATCTGGGGCGAGACCGTCGACCTGATCAACGGCCGGATGGACGCCGATGAGGGCGACATCAACGCCAAGCGGCCCGCCGGCGTGTGCTCCTCGCACTCCCCCGCCCGTCCGGTCGTCCTGATCAACTCCCCGGCCACCATCGCCAAGGAGTGCGAGGCCGGAGCCGGCACCTTCGGTCCCCAGCTCGACGGCACCGGGATCTCCGGTGACGTGGCGCTGGCCGTGGACAACGGTGCCCCGGCGCCGGACGGCACCCCGAGCACGAGCACGTCGGACGCCTGCACGGCGCTCACCAACCCCGCCGCGATCGCCGGCAAGGTGGCGCTCGTCGACCGGGGCGCCTGCGCCTTCACCATCAAGGTCAAGAACGCGCAGGACGCCGGCGCCAAGGCGGTGCTGGTCGCCGACAACGTCGAGGCCACTCCCGCCGGCATGTCGGGTGTCGACCCCGCCATCACCATCCCGTCGGTGCGCATCCGCCTGAGCGACGGCAACCTGATCAAGTCCGAGCTGCCCAACGGCCCGGTCAACGTCACCATGAAGGACGCGTCGGGTGACCGGCACGACTCCTACCGGTGGCTGATGGGTGAGGACTCCGACGCCTTCGGCGGCGCGATCCGCGACATGTGGTCCCCCACCTGCTACGGCGACCCCGGCAAGGTCTCGGACGCGGAGTACTACTGCGCGACCGACGACGGCGGCGGCGTCCACAGCAACTCGGGTGTCCCGAACCACGGCTACACGTTGCTCGTCGACGGTGGCCAGTACAACGGTCAGTCGATCAAGGGCCTCGGCCTGGACAAGTCGGCGGCGATCTACTTCCGCGCGATGACCGAGTACCAGACGCCGACGACCGACTTCGCCGACCACGCGGACGCCCTGGCGGCCTCGTGTGCCGACCTGGTGGGCAGGCCGATCACCGCGCTGACCACCGCGGCCAACGCCAAGACGGCCCCCGCTGCGTCGATCCGTCGGGCCGACTGCGCCCAGGTCGACAACATGGCGGCTGCCGTGGAGCTTCGCAAGGACCCGGTGCAGTGCGCCTTCAAGCCGCTGCTCGACCCGAACACCCCCGCCCTGTGCGGCGAGGGTGGCACGGAGACCCAGGTCTGGACCGAGGACTTCGAGGACGGCCTGGCCGGCTGGAACGCCGAGCAGGAGGTCGTCTTCAGCGGCGGCTTCGGCTCACCGTGGGAGGCATCCACGACCGCTCCCGGCGGTCGCACCGGCGGCGTCGCCTACGGTCCGGCTCCTGACCGCGGCAGCTGCTCCAGCGGTGCCAACGACTTCTCCAGCCGCGACTCGATCACCAGCCCGGTGGTCCAGATCCCGGCCGGCGACCAGTCGGCGCGGATGGCGTTCGACCACTACGTCTCCACCGAGACCGGCTATGACGGCGGCAACGTGAAGGTCAGCATCAACGGGGGCGCCTACACGCTGATCCCGGCGAGCGCCTACATCTTCAACAAGCCGACCAAGCTGACGGACGCCTCGACCAACACCAACCCGATGGCTGGTGAGGACGGCTTCACCGGCACCGACGGCGGCAAGATCGGCGGCTCGTGGGGCACCTCGCAGGTCGACCTGGCCAAGGCCGGCGTCAAGGCCGGCGACCGGGTCACCTTCCGCTTCGACATGGGCCGTGACGGCTGTGGCGGGCTCGAGGGCTGGTATGTCGACAACATCGAGGTCGTGACCTGCGTCCTCGCCGCTCCGGCAGCCAGGGCAGCAGTGAACGGGCGTCAGGGCTGA
- a CDS encoding FtsK/SpoIIIE family DNA translocase: MATRTSSPPGSRSSSTSRSSTSRGGTKPSSTRSRSTSSKRPTTRPARGKAAPARGRSKGGSRAPARRPAPRAVRNGPGPVARTFGAVGQLLASIWLGIAHAVGSVARSIGRSARDLEPEHRRDGAGLFLIGLSLVIAAAVWWQLPGGLMEFLRQVSAGAVGKVGWLVPFFVLYAGWRTLRDPEHNGPVGRQIIGWSAFALGLLGIVHIANGNPQPELGDASPLQQAGGAVGFVMSSLLLDLVRTAFIAVPLLALLAFFGVLIITATPVYQIPVKLAAARDSILGRTPSGDETQSGAEDEATKPLRARRRSMLDEVDPEMGDPAYDSPVLSDREIKKRRKKSLTDTGSDVGIDLFAETPTEVTPAVVGEAAPDEANADLVPPPHTPLPQRVEQLALSGDITYSLPTNEVLKPGSVHKQRSKASDAVVERLMQVMEEFGIDAAVTGYTRGPTVTRYEVELGPAVKVEKVTALSKNIAYAVASADVRILSPIPGKSAIGIEIPNLDKEIVSLGDVLRSNTARSDHHPMVAGLGKDVEGGFVVANMAKMPHLLVAGATGSGKSSFINSLITSILMRSTPDEVRMIMIDPKRVELNAYEGVPHLITPIITNPKKAAEALAWVVREMDMRYDDLANFGFRHIDDFNKAVRAGKVEVPPGSERKLSPYPYLLVIVDELADLMMVAPRDVEDSVVRITQLARAAGIHLVLATQRPSVDVVTGLIKANVPSRLAFATSSLGDSRVILDQPGAEKLVGQGDGLFLPMGSSKPVRVQGSWVTEAEIHQVVTHCKAQLEPTYVDDVTAPAAAKRELDDDIGNDMELVIQAIELVVSTQFGSTSMLQRKLRVGFAKAGRLMDILESRGVVGPSEGSKARDVLVKPDEIDAVIATLEGDA; this comes from the coding sequence ATGGCGACCCGTACGTCTTCCCCGCCGGGGTCGCGGAGCTCGAGCACGTCCCGTTCCAGCACCTCGCGTGGTGGAACGAAACCCTCGAGCACCCGATCCCGGAGTACCAGCTCCAAGCGTCCGACCACCCGGCCGGCGCGAGGCAAGGCCGCGCCCGCACGAGGCCGGTCCAAGGGAGGGTCGCGGGCGCCGGCCAGACGGCCGGCTCCCCGCGCCGTACGCAACGGTCCCGGTCCGGTCGCTCGCACGTTCGGTGCGGTCGGTCAGCTGCTCGCCTCGATCTGGCTGGGCATCGCCCACGCCGTCGGCTCGGTCGCGCGGTCCATCGGGCGTTCGGCGCGTGACCTCGAGCCCGAGCACCGACGCGACGGCGCCGGCCTGTTCCTGATCGGACTGTCCCTGGTGATCGCCGCCGCGGTGTGGTGGCAGCTCCCGGGTGGGCTCATGGAGTTCCTGCGCCAGGTGAGCGCAGGCGCGGTCGGCAAGGTGGGCTGGCTGGTGCCCTTCTTCGTCCTCTATGCCGGCTGGCGCACCCTGCGCGACCCGGAGCACAACGGCCCGGTGGGGCGCCAGATCATCGGCTGGTCTGCTTTCGCCCTCGGCCTCCTGGGCATCGTGCACATCGCCAACGGCAACCCCCAGCCCGAGCTCGGCGACGCCAGCCCGCTCCAGCAGGCCGGCGGGGCGGTCGGCTTCGTCATGTCCAGCCTGCTCCTCGACCTGGTGCGCACCGCGTTCATCGCCGTGCCGCTGCTGGCGCTGCTGGCCTTCTTCGGCGTCCTGATCATCACCGCCACGCCCGTCTACCAGATCCCGGTCAAGCTGGCCGCCGCGCGCGACTCGATCCTGGGACGCACCCCGTCCGGGGACGAGACGCAGTCCGGCGCCGAGGACGAGGCCACCAAACCGCTGCGCGCGCGCCGGCGAAGCATGCTCGACGAGGTCGACCCCGAGATGGGCGACCCGGCCTACGACTCCCCGGTCCTGTCGGACCGGGAGATCAAGAAGCGGCGCAAGAAGTCCCTGACCGACACCGGCAGCGACGTCGGGATCGACCTGTTCGCCGAGACACCCACCGAGGTCACGCCAGCGGTCGTGGGCGAAGCGGCTCCGGACGAGGCGAACGCCGACCTCGTCCCGCCGCCGCACACCCCGCTGCCCCAGCGGGTCGAGCAGCTCGCCCTGTCCGGCGACATCACCTACTCGCTGCCGACCAACGAGGTCCTCAAGCCGGGCTCGGTGCACAAGCAGCGGTCCAAGGCCAGCGACGCGGTCGTCGAGCGGCTGATGCAGGTGATGGAGGAGTTCGGCATCGACGCCGCCGTCACCGGCTACACCCGCGGCCCGACAGTCACGCGCTACGAGGTCGAGCTCGGCCCGGCCGTCAAGGTGGAGAAGGTCACGGCGCTGTCGAAGAACATCGCCTATGCCGTCGCGTCCGCCGACGTCCGGATCCTCAGCCCGATCCCGGGCAAGTCCGCCATCGGCATCGAGATCCCCAACCTCGACAAGGAGATCGTCTCCCTGGGCGACGTGCTCCGCTCCAACACCGCCCGCTCCGACCACCACCCGATGGTGGCCGGGCTCGGCAAGGACGTCGAGGGCGGCTTCGTGGTCGCCAACATGGCCAAGATGCCGCACCTGCTCGTCGCGGGCGCCACGGGCTCCGGCAAGTCGTCGTTCATCAACTCGCTGATCACCTCGATCCTCATGCGGTCGACGCCCGACGAGGTGCGGATGATCATGATCGACCCCAAGCGGGTCGAGCTCAACGCCTACGAAGGCGTGCCCCACCTGATCACTCCGATCATCACCAACCCCAAGAAGGCCGCCGAGGCGCTGGCCTGGGTCGTGCGCGAGATGGACATGCGCTACGACGACCTGGCCAACTTCGGGTTCCGGCACATCGACGACTTCAACAAGGCCGTGCGGGCCGGCAAGGTCGAGGTGCCGCCGGGGAGCGAGCGCAAGCTGTCGCCGTACCCCTACCTCCTCGTCATCGTCGACGAGCTCGCCGACCTGATGATGGTCGCCCCGCGCGACGTCGAGGACTCGGTGGTCCGGATCACCCAGCTCGCCCGCGCCGCCGGCATCCACCTGGTGCTCGCCACCCAGCGCCCGTCGGTCGACGTGGTGACCGGTCTGATCAAGGCCAACGTGCCGTCGCGACTGGCCTTCGCCACGTCCTCGCTCGGCGACAGCCGGGTCATCCTCGACCAGCCGGGCGCCGAGAAGCTGGTCGGTCAAGGTGACGGGCTCTTCCTGCCCATGGGCTCGAGCAAGCCCGTGCGCGTCCAGGGCTCATGGGTGACCGAGGCCGAGATCCACCAGGTGGTCACCCACTGCAAGGCGCAGCTGGAGCCGACCTACGTCGATGACGTCACCGCGCCGGCGGCCGCCAAGCGGGAGCTCGACGACGACATCGGCAACGACATGGAGCTCGTGATCCAGGCGATCGAGCTGGTCGTCTCGACTCAGTTCGGGTCGACCTCGATGCTCCAGCGCAAGCTCCGGGTCGGCTTCGCCAAGGCCGGCCGGCTGATGGACATCCTCGAGAGCCGCGGCGTCGTCGGCCCCAGCGAAGGATCCAAGGCTCGTGACGTGCTCGTGAAGCCCGATGAGATCGACGCAGTGATTGCCACTCTTGAAGGAGACGCGTGA